The segment CAATTTTATGAAGAGATTAAAAGGGATTCTACCGGATGGTTTGGTGGTGAAAGATATTAGAAAAATCACAAAATATGATCAGGGGGATGCCGATGTTATCTACAGATTTGAAAAGGATGATTATCGCTTTTTGAAAAGTTTTTATGAAAGAGGTGAAGCGTATTACATTAAGAAGAGTAAAAAGGGTGATGATAAAATAATAAATATAGATCAATACCTTCCGAGATTTAATGATAATAAGTTGACGATATCTTTAAAAATTAGTAATATGGGTGGCTATAATCCTCTTGATTTTTTTAAATATACGAATTATAATTATAATAAGATAGTGAGAGAGAAAATAATTTTAAAGGGGTTAGAATATGTTTAAAGAGACGGCTTTGCAGGCTTTAAAAGAAAATGGTTACAAAATAACCAAACCAAGAGAATGGATAATCGAGTATCTGGAAGGTAACAAAAATCACCCTACAGCCCTTGAAATATTTGATGATATCAGAAAAAATGATAAATCTATATCGTTTGCCACTGTGTATAATACTCTTGAAACGCTTGTTAAATCAGGTATTATAAATGAAATATCTGTTGATTCCCAAAGTAGCAGGTTTGATCCTGATACATCTGAACATATCCATTTCGTTTGTGTTAAATGTAAGAAAGTTTCTGATATTTATAATTCATCCTTTGGAGAATTTTTGAAAAATATTCCGGGAAAGGTCAATGGGTACAACGTGATAATCAAGGGTGAATGTGAAGATTGCGTAGAGAAATCTTAAATCAGGGGGTATAGATGGCTGTATTTGTTTGTAAATCCTGTGGTGAAAAAAAGGAAGGCAGGTGTAAACCAAAAAAGTGCCCAAAATGTGGAGGAACAAACACATTTGAGAAACAGGGATAGTATTTCAGTTTTTTTAGAGAGATCTTACAAAGTTTACAACAGGGTCGAGTTTATTGAAACCGACCCTATTTTTTTCCCCTCCAGTTACAGTGGGAATAAAGAGTACGTTGCCTTTGTATCTGCTCTATTTGCATATGGAAGAGTAAACCTTATAAAAGATTTTCTCATACGGTTTTTCGATTACTACGGAAATGATCCAAACAATAATTTAGTACAAGAAAGCAGCAGTGTTTATTATAGGTTTCAAACTTCGAAGGATATTTTTAACCTTTATGGAATGATTACGGAAATATATGAAAAATATGGCTCCATCGAGGGAGCTTTTCTGTCTTTTTCAGACGAATTGGAGGAGGCACTTAAGAGATTTGTGTTATATTGCAGAGAATTTGGGCGAAAAAGATTATTGGATAGAGGTTTTTTTCAACTTTTTCCAGATCCTGAAAGCTCAGGGCTAAAGAGATTCAGAATGTTTTTACGATGGATGATCAGAAAAGATGAAATAGATTTTGGACTGTGGAAGAATTTTGACAGGAAAGATTTAATATATCCTATAGATACACATATCCTTAGGTTTGCTGATAAAAATGGGATAGTGAGTAATGAAACAAATAGTTTAAAAAATGCATTAAAGATTACAGAATTTTTTAGAGGGATAAATTCTTCAGATCCCTTAAAATATGATTTTACCATCACAAGGCTTGGGATGATAAATAATTGTAAATTTAAAAAAGATTATAACTGCGAATTTTGTGCCCATGTAATAAATTGCCCTTTTTGTTGACAAATATTCAAACTTGTATATATTAAAAAAAGATAATATTGTTAAGGAGGCTATAATGGCTTTGGTATTTACAGAAAGTAATTTTCAATCTGAGGTTCTGTCAAGTGATGTTCCTGTGTTGGTGGATTTCTGGGCGGTTTGGTGTGGCCCTTGTAAAATGCTTGCCCCCACAATAGATGCCCTTACTGCTGAATTTGAAGGTAAAGCAAAAATAGGTAAAGTGAATGTTGATGAGAATCAACATCTTGCAGCTCAATATGGTATTATGAGCATCCCTACTGTTATGATATTCAAAAACGGTAAGGTAGTTGAGCAGTTTATCGGTGTTCAGCCAAAAGGTGTGTATATTGAGGCATTAAAGAAATATTTATAAGAGGTTTAAAATGCCAATATACGAATTTAGATGCAACGATTGTGGAAAACAATTTTCCAAGCTTATTTTAAAAAAGGATGACACAGCAGAGTGCCCAAACTGCAAATCTGAAAATGTAGAAAAGCTTATATCTGCTGTTTCATCGTTTTCTTCTTCAAAAGGGGGGTCTTCAGGTAGTTGTGGTGGCGGCTTTGGCGGATTCAGGTGAGGTTAAAACTTTCACCCGTGTGGTGGAAAGATATATGGGGGCTATAAAGCCCCCTTTTTTTATATAAAATTATGGCTATTTAAGAAGAGCCAGCTTAATTTCTCTGCTTGGTTTGAAATAAGGCACACTTTTGGCTTCTACTATTACTTTTTCACCAGTTTTGGGATTTCTGGCTTCTTTTCTATTTTTTTTCCTTACTTTAAAGGAACCAAATCCCCTAATCTCCACTTTTTCATCTGATTCAAGTGCTGATTTTATAGAGTTAAAAACACCATTTACGATAAACTCCACCTGTCTTTTGCTAAGATGAGGATTTTCTTCAGCAATCTTTTCTATTAATTCTGATTTGTTCATACCGAATCTCCTTAAAAAATTTTGAAAGCTATATACTGCTTTTATACAACTATTTGATAACTGTCAAGTAAAATGTTCACTTTAATTTTCTATTGAAATTTGTTTAATAAAAGCTATAATTCATCAGTTAAAATATTATGAAACTTTGAGGTGAATATGTTAAAAAGGTATCTTCTATCTCCGGGACCAACACCGGTTCCAGAAAAGGTTCTTCTTGATATGGCTATGCCTATGATACATCACAGGACATCTGAGTTTTCAAATATATTTAAAGAAGTCAGAGAAGGACTAAAGCCGATATTTGGCACTAGGCAGGATGTTTTGATCCTTGCGGGAAGTGGTACTGCGGCAATGGAGGCTGCTGTTGTAAACACGCTGAATGAAGGGGATAAAGTCCTTGTGGTGAATGCAGGTAAATTTGGTAAAAGATGGGTGGAGATCGCCACCACATATGGACTTGATGTTATAACAATTGATATTGAGTGGGGTAGGTCAGTAAAGCCGGATCAGGTGGAGTCGAAGCTTATTGCTCATCCAGAGATAAAGGCTGTTTTGGTTCAGGCAAGTGAGACATCCACCACTGCTTACCATCCGATTGAAGAGATAGGTAAGATTGTTTCATTGAGAGATGAAACGCTGCTTATCGTTGACGGCATCACCTCTGTGGGGGTATACGAAACGAAAATGGATGAATGGGGGATAGATATACTTATCACAGGTTCCCAGAAAGCTTTTATGCTGCCACCAGGGCTTGCCCTTATAGCATTGTCTGAAAAAGCCTGGAAGTTTACAGAAAAATCCAGGATTCCGAAATTTTATCTCAATCTGAAAAAAGAAAGGAAATCTCAGCTGGAGAATACCACTTCATGGACACCTGCCGTTAGCCTTATTATCGGATTGAAATCTGTACTTGAAATTATGAATAAAGAGGGTTTGCCAAACGTATATAAAAGACATGCATTGTGTGCTGAAGCCACCCGTAAGGGGCTTATGGCTATGGGTTTTGAACTTCTGGCAAAGGATATCCCTTCTAATTCCGCCACAGGTATAGTTTTACCGGAAGGTTTTGATGGGGGTAAGTTTGTTAAGCTGATGAGGGAAAAAGCTGGACTGACTTTTGCAGGTGGACAGGACCATCTGAAGGGTAAAATATTGAGGGTTTCCCATCTTGGTTACCATGATTTTTTCGATACCATAATAGCATTATCCTCTTTGGAGATCGGTTTTTCCCAGTTTGGTCTTAAGGTCGAATTGGGGGCAGGTGTAAAAGTGGCGGAAGAGATTTTTAAAAATCACCTGGGTGTTTAGATGTCAAGTTTATCTGCTATTGATCGTGCAAAAAATATGAATAGGATCATCAGTATAATATCTGATGTCCTATCACTTTATGGCTATTCTGAGATTTTTTTACCGATCTATGAGTATTATGATGTATTGGTGGATAAAACCTTTAATTTCAACGATGAAAATATCATAAGATTTATAGATAGAAATACTGGTAAATCGCTTGTTTTAAGACCTGATTTCACCCCTCAGGTCTGCAGAATTGTGGCGAATTATTTGTCAGATATACCTCTTCCGATAAGGTTGTCTTATAGTGGAAGAGTTTTTCGTAATGTGGGGATTCATAAAGGTATGAAGTCTGAGAAATATCAGGTGGGGGGTGAGCTTTTTGGTGCTGATGAGGAGTCTGGAGATCTCGAACTTCTTTTGATAGTTAAAAGGGTGATGAATAGATTAAAAATAGATAATTATAAAATAGTGATTGGGGATAAAAGATTTCTAAATATCCTTTCAAATTTTATAGATATTGAACCATTGCTAAAGATATTAGAGAGCAAAAATTATTCAGAGATGGAAACCTATTTAAAGAGTCTACCTCAGGACAGGGGGATTTATGACCTTATAAGTTATCTTCCAAATGCCTTCGGTGGACTGGGTGTGTTGGATAAAATTTATCTCCTTTCAAATTTTTCAGAAACATTAAAAGAAAGGGTTTTACACCTAAAAGGGATTATTGAGAAGTTTATAGAAATAGGGGGAGATATTGATAAGGTTGTGTTTGATGTGAGCGAAACGAGGGGACTTAATTATTATACCGGTATTAATTTTGATATTGTATCTCTTGATAATGGTAATTTGCTCGGTGGTGGTGGCAGGTATGATACATTGATGGAAAAGTTTGGCTATGGGGTTACAGCTGCAGGGGTGGCTTTTAATGTGGATGAGATATTGTCATTGATAGGTTTTGATAAGTATATAGATGAAAATATGGTTTTTATAGATCAGGAAAAAGGTATAAAAGTGGCTGAAAAACTTAGGGATGAGTCAGTTAAGGTGTTTTGTAAATAGATAAATAAGGAGTTAATCTATGAGTTGTGTAGTTGTATTAGGTGCCCAATGGGGCGATGAAGGTAAAGGTAAAGTTGTAGATATCTACACAAAAGAGGCGGATGTGGTTGTGAGGTATTCAGGTGGACATAATGCTGGACATACTGTCGTAATAAACGGTGAAAAGTATATCTTACATCTAATTCCATCTGGTATAATGCATAAAGATAAATATAATATCATTGCAAACGGGGTTGTGGTGGATCCCCAAGCTTTGATAGAGGAGATGGAGGATTTAAAAGCCAAAGGGATAGATTTTACAGGTAGGCTTTTTATAAGTAAAAGGGCTCATCTAATAATGCCTTACCATAGAATATTCGATAAGTTTAGCGAAAATAAGAAGGGAAGCAAAAAGATTGGTACCACTGGTAGAGGTATAGGCCCCTGTTATGCAGATAAAGCTGCAAGAGTGGGGATAAGGGTGTGTGATCTTTACGATAGCGAAGTGCTTAAGGAGAAGATTTTTCAGAATGTGGAAGAAGTTAATGCCATCGCATCTAAAGTGTACAATATAGAGACGCTGGATCCACAGAAGGTCTATGACGACTACATGAGATATGCCGAAATACTTGCTCCTTTTATAGCTGAGACGTCATATCTTATAAATAGATTAGCAGCTGAAGGTAAGAAGATTATGATGGAAGGGGCACAAGGTACGCTCCTTGATGTGGATCATGGTACATTCCCATATGTTACCTCCAGCAATCCCACCACTGGTGGAGCATTTACAGGTACTGGATTATCTCCTAAATATCTGACGAATGTTGTTGCTGTTACCAAGGCTTATACCACCAGAGTTGGTAGTGGTCCATTCCCCACTGAGTTGAATGATGAGATGGGGGAACGTTTGCGTAAAGTTGGAAATGAATATGGAGCTACGACAGGTAGACCACGAAGATGCGGATGGCTTGATCTGGTGGCAATGAAATATTCAAAAATGCTTAACGGCATTGATTATATAGCTCTTACAAAGCTTGATGTCCTTACAGGTATAGATACCATCAAGGTGTGCGTTGGGTATGAATATCAGGGGAAAATTCTTGAGACATTTCCTCCAGAGATAAAAATACTTGAAAATTGTACGCCTGTTTACAGGGAGTTTGCAGGTTGGAAGGAAGATCTATCTAAGGTAAAAGTTTACGAAGAACTTCCGGCAAACGCCAAGAGGTATCTTGATTTTATAAAAGATTTCCTTGGTATAAAATATGCTCTTATATCTGTTGGTACAGACAGATCAGAGACTATAAATCTAAATGAGGTATTTTAGAAAAAATGAAAAAGAACGAAATTTTTTCTTGACTTTGTGAAATAGTTTTGATATAAGACTCATCCGCTGGTTTTGAATAGGCCAGTGGAAAAGGGGAGCCGTTAGCTCAGTAGGTAGAGCAACTGCCTTTTAAGCAGTGGGTCGTAGGTTCGAATCCTACACGGCTCATTTGTCCCCATCGTCTAGCCTGGCCTAGGACACCGGCCTTTCACGTCGGCAACAGGGGTTCAAATCCCCTTGGGGACGCTATAAATTGGGCGGTTAGCTCAGCTGGGAGAGCATCGGCCTTACAAGCCGAGGGTCGTAGGTTCGATCCCTGCACCGCCCATACACTGGGGGCGTAGTTCAGTTGGTTAGAACGCTGGCCTGTCACGTCAGAGGTCGCGAGTTCGAGTCTCGTCGTCCCCGTTTTATCAAAGCCGCTTAAAGCGGCTTTTTTTATATCTAAAGAGGAGTTCAATGAAGGTTTTAACCCAGAACAGGAAAGCTTATCATGATTATGAAATCCTTGAAACTTATGAGGTGGGTATAGTTCTTCAGGGGACAGAGGTAAAGTCATGTAAAAATGGGCAGGTGAATCTAAAAGACTCCCACATAAGAATAGTCAATGGTGAAGCATTTTTGCTGAATGCTCATATATCACCTTATGAACAGGGGAATTATACTAATCATGAACCCACAAGGACGAGAAAACTTCTATTACACAAGCGGGAGATCAATAAATTGGCGGGTAAAGTACAGGAAAAAGGTCTTACGCTTGTTCCGCTTAAAATGTACTTGAAGAAAAATAGGGTGAAACTTGAGATTGCTCTGGCAAAAGGTAAAAAGACGCATGATAAAAGGGATGAAATAAAGAAAAAAGATTTAGAAAAAGAGTTTTCACGAGATTTTAAAAATAGTTACAAAATTAGGTAGTTTTTTGTTAATTATATAATAGATTGCCACTGTGACAAATGCAGCAATTCCCATACTTCCACCGACACCATTAAATTTTATAAGAAAGTTTGTATAACATACTGTGGCAATTAAACTTATTATGAGTATATCTTTAAATTTACTAATTATATTCTGACCACTCATGGAGATAAATGCCGAGATTATCATAACATTGGAGATGTCCGTTACCGTTTTTATTTCATTGATAGTTATAGTTCTTTCCACAATACCAGCCATGATAATCATGAGGGAAGCACCCCCCACTGGTCCAAAATCTAAATGGTAAACAAAGTAAAAAGATATAGATATTGATAGAATGAAAGATATGTAAAGTATAACCTCATGCATATACGACCATTTTAAGTAAAATGATTATCAAAACAGATGTAAAAGCTATACTCCCCAATTTACCCCCAAAACCTATAAAGTGGTTTTTTACATAAATGTATAAAATTGCTGCTATTAATGATGCTAATAATAATTCTGTAAAACCTGTGAAAAAAACAGGGGATGTCATCCCCACAAAAGAACCACAGAATATCGGAAATTGAGCAAAAAGTAGCTGTTTGTATAATCTCCCCATTAAAAAAGCAGTAAAACCCACCAGTCCGGAGGCTAAAGCTGCACCGGTGATTTTTGCAAGATAAAAAGTAATTATTCCTCCTGTGATTACTAGCATCAGATCGAGCATAAGTAGTGGATGGGGGTTTCTTTTTTTATCTTCTGCGGATTTTATGTAATCATAAATGAATATTAATAATGTCGCAATAGATGTGATGCCTAAAAAATTAAAACCGGTATGTAGTTGGGGTAGAAAAAGAAAAAGAAGTGAAAATAATAGTATAATCAGATACATTATTAGGTTATAGCACTTATCACGGATGCCTTTATTATGTTTTTTATTCTTTCTTCCACCTTGTAAAGTCTATCTGCAAGGGTCTTTGCTAATATGAAGGCAAATTTTCCAAAAGCCAATGGATGCTCATTTTTAAATCTGAATAGACTATCCCTGGTCATGGAAAGAACAGTTACGTCAGTTTTTGCAAAGGCATTTGCGGATCTGGGGTAATCGGTTATTATTGCCATTTCCCCGAAGAAGTCACCTTTTTTTAAAGATGAGATAAAAAATATCACTTCATCTGATATAGATTTGGAAATTCCCACCTCACCTTCTAAAATAAAATAAAATTTATTCCCAAATTCCCCTTCTTTGATAATTTTATTTATCTTATCAAAT is part of the Calditerrivibrio nitroreducens DSM 19672 genome and harbors:
- a CDS encoding Fur family transcriptional regulator: MFKETALQALKENGYKITKPREWIIEYLEGNKNHPTALEIFDDIRKNDKSISFATVYNTLETLVKSGIINEISVDSQSSRFDPDTSEHIHFVCVKCKKVSDIYNSSFGEFLKNIPGKVNGYNVIIKGECEDCVEKS
- a CDS encoding RCKP-type rubredoxin-like domain-containing protein, which codes for MAVFVCKSCGEKKEGRCKPKKCPKCGGTNTFEKQG
- a CDS encoding TIGR02757 family protein — translated: MEEQTHLRNRDSISVFLERSYKVYNRVEFIETDPIFFPSSYSGNKEYVAFVSALFAYGRVNLIKDFLIRFFDYYGNDPNNNLVQESSSVYYRFQTSKDIFNLYGMITEIYEKYGSIEGAFLSFSDELEEALKRFVLYCREFGRKRLLDRGFFQLFPDPESSGLKRFRMFLRWMIRKDEIDFGLWKNFDRKDLIYPIDTHILRFADKNGIVSNETNSLKNALKITEFFRGINSSDPLKYDFTITRLGMINNCKFKKDYNCEFCAHVINCPFC
- the trxA gene encoding thioredoxin; translation: MALVFTESNFQSEVLSSDVPVLVDFWAVWCGPCKMLAPTIDALTAEFEGKAKIGKVNVDENQHLAAQYGIMSIPTVMIFKNGKVVEQFIGVQPKGVYIEALKKYL
- a CDS encoding FmdB family zinc ribbon protein; translated protein: MPIYEFRCNDCGKQFSKLILKKDDTAECPNCKSENVEKLISAVSSFSSSKGGSSGSCGGGFGGFR
- a CDS encoding HU family DNA-binding protein, which codes for MNKSELIEKIAEENPHLSKRQVEFIVNGVFNSIKSALESDEKVEIRGFGSFKVRKKNRKEARNPKTGEKVIVEAKSVPYFKPSREIKLALLK
- a CDS encoding pyridoxal-phosphate-dependent aminotransferase family protein, which encodes MLKRYLLSPGPTPVPEKVLLDMAMPMIHHRTSEFSNIFKEVREGLKPIFGTRQDVLILAGSGTAAMEAAVVNTLNEGDKVLVVNAGKFGKRWVEIATTYGLDVITIDIEWGRSVKPDQVESKLIAHPEIKAVLVQASETSTTAYHPIEEIGKIVSLRDETLLIVDGITSVGVYETKMDEWGIDILITGSQKAFMLPPGLALIALSEKAWKFTEKSRIPKFYLNLKKERKSQLENTTSWTPAVSLIIGLKSVLEIMNKEGLPNVYKRHALCAEATRKGLMAMGFELLAKDIPSNSATGIVLPEGFDGGKFVKLMREKAGLTFAGGQDHLKGKILRVSHLGYHDFFDTIIALSSLEIGFSQFGLKVELGAGVKVAEEIFKNHLGV
- a CDS encoding ATP phosphoribosyltransferase regulatory subunit, which translates into the protein MSSLSAIDRAKNMNRIISIISDVLSLYGYSEIFLPIYEYYDVLVDKTFNFNDENIIRFIDRNTGKSLVLRPDFTPQVCRIVANYLSDIPLPIRLSYSGRVFRNVGIHKGMKSEKYQVGGELFGADEESGDLELLLIVKRVMNRLKIDNYKIVIGDKRFLNILSNFIDIEPLLKILESKNYSEMETYLKSLPQDRGIYDLISYLPNAFGGLGVLDKIYLLSNFSETLKERVLHLKGIIEKFIEIGGDIDKVVFDVSETRGLNYYTGINFDIVSLDNGNLLGGGGRYDTLMEKFGYGVTAAGVAFNVDEILSLIGFDKYIDENMVFIDQEKGIKVAEKLRDESVKVFCK
- a CDS encoding adenylosuccinate synthase; its protein translation is MSCVVVLGAQWGDEGKGKVVDIYTKEADVVVRYSGGHNAGHTVVINGEKYILHLIPSGIMHKDKYNIIANGVVVDPQALIEEMEDLKAKGIDFTGRLFISKRAHLIMPYHRIFDKFSENKKGSKKIGTTGRGIGPCYADKAARVGIRVCDLYDSEVLKEKIFQNVEEVNAIASKVYNIETLDPQKVYDDYMRYAEILAPFIAETSYLINRLAAEGKKIMMEGAQGTLLDVDHGTFPYVTSSNPTTGGAFTGTGLSPKYLTNVVAVTKAYTTRVGSGPFPTELNDEMGERLRKVGNEYGATTGRPRRCGWLDLVAMKYSKMLNGIDYIALTKLDVLTGIDTIKVCVGYEYQGKILETFPPEIKILENCTPVYREFAGWKEDLSKVKVYEELPANAKRYLDFIKDFLGIKYALISVGTDRSETINLNEVF
- the smpB gene encoding SsrA-binding protein SmpB, whose amino-acid sequence is MKVLTQNRKAYHDYEILETYEVGIVLQGTEVKSCKNGQVNLKDSHIRIVNGEAFLLNAHISPYEQGNYTNHEPTRTRKLLLHKREINKLAGKVQEKGLTLVPLKMYLKKNRVKLEIALAKGKKTHDKRDEIKKKDLEKEFSRDFKNSYKIR
- a CDS encoding Crp/Fnr family transcriptional regulator gives rise to the protein MTNEKIFSLLRTDPKFLDLTNEELAELISFCEIEKFDKINKIIKEGEFGNKFYFILEGEVGISKSISDEVIFFISSLKKGDFFGEMAIITDYPRSANAFAKTDVTVLSMTRDSLFRFKNEHPLAFGKFAFILAKTLADRLYKVEERIKNIIKASVISAIT